From one Triticum urartu cultivar G1812 chromosome 3, Tu2.1, whole genome shotgun sequence genomic stretch:
- the LOC125544618 gene encoding uncharacterized protein LOC125544618: MASSGGRTGSGEDVERGDSNKSGESSSGTSASSATSDGSGNKKKKKTLPLGKFHIEVESAHPQGRSAVAQTRARTADPTPQTRRPNYKSKEEFQDEFPLLGASPASSSRKQNAHAAAHPPESDRLLPREQVTEGVAQLQPGDQLMEEAAHLLPQEQQMARLKAVAAELDRLKATAAELDRLKARDDLMEELAAEGSAGLKAETNVLLKEFAHLLQTYKMKGRISFYGCRALPMVPSNDFDFVVDFNHVLDEGYIDLAVKIVKEKNARRGTGWLLKTTLDFLKTQRLLDRDNLLGVILEFDNLPETMKPFSEYDSADLMQRDMSPLGVEHNLVMAIFIGRQIYIRGQEHMLDQHDAGKTWGGHFEQKDIYVIQYSRANISCRIRPSDKNLPCSAENRVLDIQKLHQSMVSKYQIDGHYPAHFNCLKLDMVNLNATSIDASVVVQYLPYHVALMPQGAIKFMTEALYDATEGVRMNDEDFKIYKAVFEAPPSGEEDWRMEYSNSPDPLVRGVYHHDNETVEEVLKNNTDLENTRSAAVQGNRRSATVQANMRSAVVQGSMSSVGGTSTGSVRSKFQRTRKGKLNFKRHLGVHLHSHMAEKRPLKGLFQGEVYSSTKNNILGDIFSELFKGPTMKLETHLGPLMKLYRGMRDIDDE; this comes from the exons ATGGCTAGTTCAGGAGGCAGGACGGGGTCCGGAGAAGACGTAGAGCGGGGTGACTCCAACAAGTCAGGCGAGTCGAGCTCCGGTACATCTGCCTCTTCTGCCACAAGCGACGGTAGCgggaacaagaagaagaaaaagactCTGCCTCTGGGGAAATTCCATATTGAGGTGGAAAGCGCACATCCTCAAGGTCGGTCTGCGGTTGCTCAAACTCGCGCTCGCACTGCCGATCCTACTCCGCAGACTCGGCGTCCGAATTACAAGAGTAAAGAGGAATTCCAAGACGAATTCCCCCTCCTTGGGGCTTCGCCTGCATCTTCATCACGCAAGCAAAATGCTCATGCAGCTGCACATCCTCCCGAGTCTGATCGTCTGCTACCCCGTGAACAAGTCACGGAAGGGGTGGCTCAGCTGCAGCCCGGGGATCAGCTCATGGAAGAGGCGGCTCATCTGCTGCCGCAGGAACAACAGATGGCTCGTCTGAAGGCCGTGGCTGCTGAGCTGGATCGTCTGAAGGCCACGGCTGCTGAGCTGGATCGTCTGAAGGCCCGTGACGACCTCATGGAAGAGCTTGCCGCTGAAGGCAGTGCAGGGCTGAAAGCTGAGACTAACGTGCTGCTGAAGGAATTTGCCCACTTGCTTCAAAC CTACAAGATGAAAGGGCGCATCAGTTTCTATGGATGTAGAGCGTTGCCAATGGTTCCGAGCAATGATTTCGACTTCGTAGTTGATTTCAATCATGTTCTCGATGAAGGATACATTGACCTGGCAGTAAAGATTGTGAAGGAAAAGAATGCTCGCCGTGG CACTGGATGGCTACTAAAGACCACACTTGATTTTCTCAAGACACAGCGCTTGCTAGATAGAGATAATCTTCTAGGTGTAATTTTGGAATTTGACAACTTGCCTGAGACAATGAAGCCGTTCTCTGAGTATGATTCTGCCGATCTCATGCAAAGAGATATGTCTCCGCTTGGTGTTGAGCACAACTTGGTGATGGCCATCTTTATTGGGAGGCAGATCTACATCAGAGGTCAGGAGCACATGCTTGATCAGCACGATGCTGGCAAAACCTGGGGAGGGCATTTTGAACAGAAAGACATCTACGTAATTCAGTACAGTCGCGCTAATATCTCATGCCGGATAAGACCTAGTGACAAAAACCTGCCTTGCAGCGCTGAAAACAGAGTTTTGGATATTCAGAAGTTGCATCAGTCCATGGTCAGTAAGTATCAGATTGATGGCCACTATCCTGCTCATTTCAACTGCCTGAAGTTAGATATGGTTAATTTAAATGCTACCTCCATAGATGCAAGTGTAGTAGTGCAATATCTTCCATACCATGTGGCATTAATGCCACAAGGGGCAATTAAGTTCATGACAGAGGCACTTTATGATGCTACTGAGGGTGTCCGGATGAACGATGAGgatttcaagatctataaagctgtGTTTGAGGCACCACCGAGTGGCGAAGAAGATTGGAGGATGGAGTACAGCAATTCACCAGATCCGTTGGTGAGAGGAGTTTACCACCATGACAATGAAACTGTCGAGGAGGTTCTGAAGAACAACACTGATCTGGAGAATacgaggtctgctgcagtgcaggGGAACAGGAGGTCTGCTACGGTGCAGGCGAACATGAGGTCTGCTGTGGTGCAGGGGAGCATGAGTTCTGTGGGGGGGACGTCCACTGGAAGTGTGAGAAGTAAATTCCAACGGACGAGGAAAGGAAAACTGAATTTCAAACGTCATTTGGGTGTTCATCTGCATAGCCACATGGCTGAAAAAAGACCACTGAAGGGCTTGTTTCAGGGGGAGGTCTACTCGTCTACAAAAAATAATATTCTTGGAGATATCTTCAGCGAGTTGTTCAAAGGCCCCACAATGAAGCTTGAGACACA TCTTGGCCCACTGATGAAGCTGTACCGTGGAATGAGAGATATTGATGATGAATGA
- the LOC125544617 gene encoding probable choline kinase 1 codes for MVAGGQRPSPAMSQALRPRWSVLWPSRLRVIRQARPGTAAVSFNNRCNDRPRRRAPPLTPMAAAAAADAGPELRRSSSIDRIPAEARRILHRLAGELWGADVDPAALVVSQLKGALTNEVFRITWPGGEGDPRKVLVRIYGQGVEVFFDRADEVRTFECMSRHGQGPRLLGRFPQGRVEEFINARTLSAPDLRDPEISGLIARKLREFHELDMPGPKDISLWQRLRRWLEEARSRCSTEEARELRLETLGDEIAELENVLSGIDQRVVFCHNDLQYGNIMIYEETRQVTLIDYEYASFNPVAFDIANHFCEMAADYHSDTPHVMDFTKYPDVDEQRRFLEAYLSSSGENTSDVEVETLLGLIAKYSLTSHLFWGLWGIV; via the exons ATGGTCGCCGGCGGCCAGAGGCCCTCTCCGGCAATGTCTCAAGCCTTGCGGCCGCGCTGGTCGGTGTTGTGGCCTTCTCGTCTGCGGGTGATCCGCCAGGCACGTCCCGGCACCGCCGCCGTCTCCTTCAACAACCGATGTAATG ATCGcccccgccgccgcgcgccgccgctgACGCCaatggcagccgccgccgccgccgacgccgggcccgagctgcggcggaGCTCCAGCATCGACCGCATCCCGGCGGAGGCGCGCCGCATCCTGCACCGCCTCGCCGGCGAGCTCTGGGGCGCCGACGTCGACCCCGCGGCCCTCGTCGTGTCCCAGCTCAAGGGCGCCCTCACCAACGAGGTCTTCCGCATCACCTGGCCCGGCGGCGAGGGCGACCCGCGCAAGGTGCTCGTGCGCATCTACGGCCAGGGCGTCGAGGTCTTCTTCGACCGCGCCGACGAGGTCCGCACCTTCGAGTGCATGTCCCGCCACGGCCAGGGCCCCCGCCTCCTCGGCCGCTTCCCCCAGGGCCGCGTCGAGGAGTTCATCAACGCCAGG ACGCTCTCGGCGCCGGATCTGCGCGACCCGGAGATTTCCGGCCTGATTGCCAGGAAGCTGCGGGAGTTTCACGAGCTCGACATGCCTGGACCCAAGGACATCTCACTCTGGCAGAGGCTGAG GCGGTGGCTTGAGGAGGCTCGCAGCAGGTGCTCGACTGAGGAGGCCAGGGAATTGCGGTTGGAGACGCTCGGCGATGAGATTGCGGAGCTGGAGAATGTATTGTCCGGGATAGATCAGAGAGTAGTATTTTGCCATAATGATTTGCAGTATGGAAACATTATGATATACGAAGAGACCAGACAAGTGACCTTAATT GACTATGAATACGCCAGCTTTAACCCTGTTGCGTTCGACATTGCCAATCACTTCTGTGAGATGGCTGCTGATTATCATAGTGATACACCGCACGTGATGGACTTCACAAAATATCCTG ACGTGGATGAACAGCGGAGATTTCTTGAGGCTTACCTTAGTTCTTCAG GAGAAAACACATCCGATGTAGAAGTCGAAACATTGCTTGGCTTGATTGCAAAGTACAGTCTCACAAGCCATCTCTTCTGGGGTCTCTGGGGAATAGTCTAG